In one window of Mauremys reevesii isolate NIE-2019 linkage group 22, ASM1616193v1, whole genome shotgun sequence DNA:
- the ZC3H4 gene encoding zinc finger CCCH domain-containing protein 4 isoform X4 codes for MKRKRRKEREREKEKRRAKKKRKSKHKRHASSSEDFSDYSEDSDFSPSEKGHRKYREYSPPYPLSHQQYQSSHSAPLPKKSYSKMESKNYSMYEDYENEAYGEYEGDEDEDMGKEEYDDFTKELNQYRRAKEGTHRGRGSRGRGRGYRGRGGRGGMRGRGMGRGGRGRGRGEHPGEEEEMYEEEMEYGDNEEPMGDEEYDDYSKELNQYRRSKEGRGRGLNRGRGRGPRGRGSKGMGRGRGRGGSRSGMGKGGGMNDDDDYYDEDMGDGGGGGNYRRNDHDKPHQQSDKKGKVICKYFVEGRCTWGEHCNFSHDIELPKKRELCKFYITGYCARAENCPYMHGDFPCKLFHTTGNCINGDDCMFSHEPLTDETRELLDKMLADDAEAGAEDEKEVEELKKQGINPLPKPPPGVGLLPTPPRPPGPPAPTSPNGRPIPGGPPPPPPPPLPPPGPPQLPPPPHEPLSPQQLQQQQDMYKKIPSLFEIVVRPTGQLAEKLGVRHPVPPPPRFPGPGGPPGPMPGPMHPDMHPDMHPDMHPDMHPDMHPDMHPDMHLDMHPDMHPDMHPDMHPDMHPDMPMGPGMNPGPPMGPRPPMMPYGPDDSPHSGMMPPGPPAQSFYDNFYQQQEGLEMDSGLMGDPEDYGNYEDMDEPLGEHLFPDQSLEPDSLCEGGAPGLHKPSANIPDFLPSAPRALYLRIQQKQQEEEERARRLAESSKQERENEEGDPGNWYSSDEDDGGSSVTSILKTLRQQSSSRPHAQASHGEISGGIGPSSGVSDPRLQKAQPAGNSRPADPRVLRDPRLSRNADTCGPSSTGEAGPTDPRLARHIPTPALKPDAPHSSTAASQKAALVPEEEEGERALRDKPVNIPLEALPAHALRDPRSQLQQFSHIKKDVILNKPNFARMVLWSPEDLIPLPVPKQEFVPVPAALQTLPALDPRLNRPQNAGLSDPRQRGAAAQAEPATGSGTNIPDFELLSRILKTVNASGSPGPGQSDKPSDPRMRKASADPRLQKPAEPAAARAAKPAEPAQPTAATTPSSETAPTIAPYDPRLLSAGGLSKGSSQSSVLSGISLYDPRTPSSGGKAAESPSEGTASLKGPEASKTANKAKEPLFVRRSALDQPEAEKPSAELATDRYNSYNRPRPKASSTAPATSSTPAQETAPQPGVHNLPVPSVYGMVKQTTKPGSGSPFAGNSPAQDSEQQDAGSLKDVFKGFDPTASPFCQ; via the exons ATGAAGCGcaagaggaggaaagagagagagcgagagaaagagaaaagaagagcaaaaaagaaaaggaaatccaAGCACAAA CGCCATGCATCTTCCAGTGAAGACTTCTCTGACTATAGCGAGGACTCTGATTTCAGCCCCAGTGAGAAGGGGCACAGAAAGTACCGGGAATACAGCCCTCCTTACCCTCTT TCTCACCAGCAGTATCAGTCCTCTCACAGTGCCCCCTTGCCAAAGAAGAGCTACTCCAAAATGGAGAGCAAGAATTACAGCATGTATGAGGATTACGAGAATGAGGCCTATGGCGAATACGAGGGGGATGAAGATGAAGACATGGGGAAAGAAGAGTATGACGACTTCACAAAAGAGCTGAACCAGTACCGGAGAGCTAAGGAGGGGACACATCGGGGACGAG GCAGTCGAGGCCGAGGCCGAGGATACCGAGGGCGTGGAGGCAGAGGTGGAATGAGAGGGCGAGGCATGGGCCGAGGAGgccgggggagagggagaggagaacatccgggagaggaggaggagatgtaTGAGGAAGAAATGGAA TATGGTGACAATGAAGAGCCAATGGGTGACGAGGAGTACGACGACTATTCGAAAGAGCTCAACCAGTACCGGAGGAGCAAAGAGGGCAGAGGGCGAG GTTTAAATCGGGGGCGTGGCCGTGGCCCcagagggagagggagcaaggggatgggcaggggaagaggaagaggtgggAGCAGAAGTGGAATGGGGAAAGGTGGCGGAATGAACGACGATGACGATTACTACGATGAAGACATGGGG GATGGAGGAGGTGGTGGAAATTACAGGCGGAATGACCATGATAAACCCCACCAGCAGTCGGATAAAAAAGGAAAAGTTATCTGCAAATACTTTGTGGAAGGCAGGTGTACCTGG GGGGAACATTGCAATTTCAGCCATGACATCGAGCTACCAAAGAAGCGGGAACTGTGCAAGTTTTACATCACGGGTTACTGTGCGAGGGCGGAGAATTGCCCTTACATGCATG GAGACTTTCCTTGTAAACTGTTCCACACCACTGGGAACTGTATCAATGGGGACGACTGCATGTTTTCCCATGAGCCGCTCACAGACGAAACACGGGAGCTGCTGGACAAG atGCTGGCTGATGATGCAGAAGCAGGTGCAGAAGATGAGAAGGAAGTTGAAGAGCTAAAGAAACAGGGCATCAATCCATTACCGAAACCTCCACCTGGAGTGGGCCTGCTGCCCACACCCCCTCGTCCTCCTGGACCGCCAGCTCCAACTTCTCCCAACGGGAGGCCAATTCCTGGAGGACCAccgcctcctccaccacccccccttccaccaccagggcCACCACAGCTGCCACCACCACCGCATGagcctctctcaccacagcagcttcagcagcagcaggacatgtATAAGAAGATCCCATCTCTGTTTGAGATTGTGGTACGGCCCACTGGGCAGCTGGCGGAGAAACTAGGCGTGCG GCACccagttccaccacctccccGCTTCCCTGGGCCTGGTGGACCACCTGGGCCTATGCCAGGACCCATGCACCCGGATATGCATCCCGACATGCACCCGGATATGCATCCCGACATGCACCCGGATATGCACCCCGACATGCACCCGGATATGCATCTGGACATGCACCCGGACATGCACCCCGACATGCACCCGGACATGCACCCCGACATGCACCCGGACATGCCTATGGGCCCTGGGATGAATCCTGGGCCTCCAATGGGTCCCAGGCCCCCAATGATGCCATATGGCCCAGATGATTCTCCACACTCCGGAATGATGCCTCCTGGCCCACCTGCACAAAGCTTCTATGATAATTTCTACCAACAGCAAGAGGGCCTGGAGATGGACTCTGGCTTGATGGGTGACCCAG AGGACTATGGGAATTACGAGGATATGGATGAGCCTCTGGGAGAGCATCTTTTCCCTGACCAGTCCTTGGAACCCGACTCCTTGTGTGAAGGAGGGGCTCCAGGGTTACACAAACCATCAGCCAACATCCCTGACTTCCTGCCATCAGCCCCGAGAGCCCTGTACCTGAGGATCCAGCAAAAgcagcaggaagaggaggagagggctCGGAGACTGGCCGAGAGCAGTAAGCAGGAGCGGGAGAATGAGGAAG GTGATCCTGGCAACTGGTATTCCAGTGATGAGGATGACGGTGGAAGTAGCGTCACTTCCATACTGAAAACGCTAAGGCAGCAAAGTTCAAGCAGGCCTCACGCCCAGGCATCCCATGGAGAAATCAGTGGCGGTATCGGCCCATCCTCAGGTGTGAGTGACCCTCGCCTGCAGAAGGCCCAGCCAGCAGGGAACAGTCGGCCTGCGGATCCACGTGTGCTGCGGGATCCCAGGCTGTCTCGAAATGCCGATACTTGTGGCCCATCTAGCACTGGGGAGGCAGGGCCCACTGACCCGAGACTAGCACGACACATTCCCACGCCTGCCCTGAAACCGGATGCTCCTCATTCCAGCACTGCTGCCAGTCAGAAGGCTGCCTTGGttcctgaggaggaggaaggggaaagagcACTAAGGGACAAACCGGTCAATATCCCCTTAGAGGCACTGCCAGCCCACGCTCTGCGGGACCCCAGGTCTCAACTGCAGCAGTTCAGTCACATAAAGAAAGACGTGATCCTGAACAAGCCGAACTTTGCCCGAATGGTCCTGTGGAGCCCCGAGGATCTGATTCCACTGCCTGTCCCAAAGCAAGAATTTGTTCCTGTCCCAGCTGCTCTCCAGACATTACCTGCCCTTGACCCACGACTCAACAGGCCCCAAAATGCAGGCCTTTCTGACCCCAGACAACGAGGAGCAGCAGCCCAAGCAGAGCCTGCCACCGGTTCTGGCACCAACATCCCTGACTTCGAGCTGTTGTCAAGAATATTAAAGACTGTGAATGCGTCTGGCAGtccagggcctgggcagagcgATAAACCGAGTGACCCTCGGATGCGCAAAGCATCAGCCGATCCCAGGTTACAGAAACCAGCAGAGCCAGCAGCCGCCAGAGCTGCTAAACCTGCGGAGCCAGCTCAGCCAACCGCTGCTACCACGCCCAGCAGCGAGACAGCTCCCACCATTGCTCCCTACGACCCCAGGCTGCTGTCAGCTGGCGGACTAAGCAAAGGCAGTAGCCAAAGCAGTGTGCTCAGTGGGATTAGCCTGTATGACCCCAGGACTCCCAGTTCAGGTGGCAAAGCCGCAGAGTCTCCCAGCGAAGGGACTGCATCGTTGAAAGGCCCAGAGGCCAGCAAGACCGCTAACAAGGCCAAGGAGCCTCTGTTTGTGCGCAGGTCTGCGCTGGATCAGCCCGAGGCCGAGAAGCCAAGCGCTGAGCTTGCAACAGACAGATACAATAGTTATAACAGGCCGCGTCCCAAGGCCTCCTCCACCGCCCCCGCCACCTCCTCCACACCTGCCCAGGAGACTGCACCTCAGCCAGGGGTTCATAACCTCCCTGTGCCCTCCGTCTATGGCATGGTGAAGCAGACCACAAAGCCTGGGTCAGGCAGCCCCTTTGCAGGGAACAGTCCTGCCCAGGACAGtgagcagcaggatgctgggtcTCTGAAAGATGTTTTTAAGGGCTTTGATCCCACAGCTTCACCATTCTGCCAGTAG
- the ZC3H4 gene encoding zinc finger CCCH domain-containing protein 4 isoform X5: MRGRGMGRGGRGRGRGEHPGEEEEMYEEEMEYGDNEEPMGDEEYDDYSKELNQYRRSKEGRGRGLNRGRGRGPRGRGSKGMGRGRGRGGSRSGMGKGGGMNDDDDYYDEDMGDGGGGGNYRRNDHDKPHQQSDKKGKVICKYFVEGRCTWGEHCNFSHDIELPKKRELCKFYITGYCARAENCPYMHGDFPCKLFHTTGNCINGDDCMFSHEPLTDETRELLDKMLADDAEAGAEDEKEVEELKKQGINPLPKPPPGVGLLPTPPRPPGPPAPTSPNGRPIPGGPPPPPPPPLPPPGPPQLPPPPHEPLSPQQLQQQQDMYKKIPSLFEIVVRPTGQLAEKLGVRHPVPPPPRFPGPGGPPGPMPGPMHPDMHPDMHPDMHPDMHPDMHPDMHPDMHLDMHPDMHPDMHPDMHPDMHPDMPMGPGMNPGPPMGPRPPMMPYGPDDSPHSGMMPPGPPAQSFYDNFYQQQEGLEMDSGLMGDPEDYGNYEDMDEPLGEHLFPDQSLEPDSLCEGGAPGLHKPSANIPDFLPSAPRALYLRIQQKQQEEEERARRLAESSKQERENEEGDPGNWYSSDEDDGGSSVTSILKTLRQQSSSRPHAQASHGEISGGIGPSSGVSDPRLQKAQPAGNSRPADPRVLRDPRLSRNADTCGPSSTGEAGPTDPRLARHIPTPALKPDAPHSSTAASQKAALVPEEEEGERALRDKPVNIPLEALPAHALRDPRSQLQQFSHIKKDVILNKPNFARMVLWSPEDLIPLPVPKQEFVPVPAALQTLPALDPRLNRPQNAGLSDPRQRGAAAQAEPATGSGTNIPDFELLSRILKTVNASGSPGPGQSDKPSDPRMRKASADPRLQKPAEPAAARAAKPAEPAQPTAATTPSSETAPTIAPYDPRLLSAGGLSKGSSQSSVLSGISLYDPRTPSSGGKAAESPSEGTASLKGPEASKTANKAKEPLFVRRSALDQPEAEKPSAELATDRYNSYNRPRPKASSTAPATSSTPAQETAPQPGVHNLPVPSVYGMVKQTTKPGSGSPFAGNSPAQDSEQQDAGSLKDVFKGFDPTASPFCQ, translated from the exons ATGAGAGGGCGAGGCATGGGCCGAGGAGgccgggggagagggagaggagaacatccgggagaggaggaggagatgtaTGAGGAAGAAATGGAA TATGGTGACAATGAAGAGCCAATGGGTGACGAGGAGTACGACGACTATTCGAAAGAGCTCAACCAGTACCGGAGGAGCAAAGAGGGCAGAGGGCGAG GTTTAAATCGGGGGCGTGGCCGTGGCCCcagagggagagggagcaaggggatgggcaggggaagaggaagaggtgggAGCAGAAGTGGAATGGGGAAAGGTGGCGGAATGAACGACGATGACGATTACTACGATGAAGACATGGGG GATGGAGGAGGTGGTGGAAATTACAGGCGGAATGACCATGATAAACCCCACCAGCAGTCGGATAAAAAAGGAAAAGTTATCTGCAAATACTTTGTGGAAGGCAGGTGTACCTGG GGGGAACATTGCAATTTCAGCCATGACATCGAGCTACCAAAGAAGCGGGAACTGTGCAAGTTTTACATCACGGGTTACTGTGCGAGGGCGGAGAATTGCCCTTACATGCATG GAGACTTTCCTTGTAAACTGTTCCACACCACTGGGAACTGTATCAATGGGGACGACTGCATGTTTTCCCATGAGCCGCTCACAGACGAAACACGGGAGCTGCTGGACAAG atGCTGGCTGATGATGCAGAAGCAGGTGCAGAAGATGAGAAGGAAGTTGAAGAGCTAAAGAAACAGGGCATCAATCCATTACCGAAACCTCCACCTGGAGTGGGCCTGCTGCCCACACCCCCTCGTCCTCCTGGACCGCCAGCTCCAACTTCTCCCAACGGGAGGCCAATTCCTGGAGGACCAccgcctcctccaccacccccccttccaccaccagggcCACCACAGCTGCCACCACCACCGCATGagcctctctcaccacagcagcttcagcagcagcaggacatgtATAAGAAGATCCCATCTCTGTTTGAGATTGTGGTACGGCCCACTGGGCAGCTGGCGGAGAAACTAGGCGTGCG GCACccagttccaccacctccccGCTTCCCTGGGCCTGGTGGACCACCTGGGCCTATGCCAGGACCCATGCACCCGGATATGCATCCCGACATGCACCCGGATATGCATCCCGACATGCACCCGGATATGCACCCCGACATGCACCCGGATATGCATCTGGACATGCACCCGGACATGCACCCCGACATGCACCCGGACATGCACCCCGACATGCACCCGGACATGCCTATGGGCCCTGGGATGAATCCTGGGCCTCCAATGGGTCCCAGGCCCCCAATGATGCCATATGGCCCAGATGATTCTCCACACTCCGGAATGATGCCTCCTGGCCCACCTGCACAAAGCTTCTATGATAATTTCTACCAACAGCAAGAGGGCCTGGAGATGGACTCTGGCTTGATGGGTGACCCAG AGGACTATGGGAATTACGAGGATATGGATGAGCCTCTGGGAGAGCATCTTTTCCCTGACCAGTCCTTGGAACCCGACTCCTTGTGTGAAGGAGGGGCTCCAGGGTTACACAAACCATCAGCCAACATCCCTGACTTCCTGCCATCAGCCCCGAGAGCCCTGTACCTGAGGATCCAGCAAAAgcagcaggaagaggaggagagggctCGGAGACTGGCCGAGAGCAGTAAGCAGGAGCGGGAGAATGAGGAAG GTGATCCTGGCAACTGGTATTCCAGTGATGAGGATGACGGTGGAAGTAGCGTCACTTCCATACTGAAAACGCTAAGGCAGCAAAGTTCAAGCAGGCCTCACGCCCAGGCATCCCATGGAGAAATCAGTGGCGGTATCGGCCCATCCTCAGGTGTGAGTGACCCTCGCCTGCAGAAGGCCCAGCCAGCAGGGAACAGTCGGCCTGCGGATCCACGTGTGCTGCGGGATCCCAGGCTGTCTCGAAATGCCGATACTTGTGGCCCATCTAGCACTGGGGAGGCAGGGCCCACTGACCCGAGACTAGCACGACACATTCCCACGCCTGCCCTGAAACCGGATGCTCCTCATTCCAGCACTGCTGCCAGTCAGAAGGCTGCCTTGGttcctgaggaggaggaaggggaaagagcACTAAGGGACAAACCGGTCAATATCCCCTTAGAGGCACTGCCAGCCCACGCTCTGCGGGACCCCAGGTCTCAACTGCAGCAGTTCAGTCACATAAAGAAAGACGTGATCCTGAACAAGCCGAACTTTGCCCGAATGGTCCTGTGGAGCCCCGAGGATCTGATTCCACTGCCTGTCCCAAAGCAAGAATTTGTTCCTGTCCCAGCTGCTCTCCAGACATTACCTGCCCTTGACCCACGACTCAACAGGCCCCAAAATGCAGGCCTTTCTGACCCCAGACAACGAGGAGCAGCAGCCCAAGCAGAGCCTGCCACCGGTTCTGGCACCAACATCCCTGACTTCGAGCTGTTGTCAAGAATATTAAAGACTGTGAATGCGTCTGGCAGtccagggcctgggcagagcgATAAACCGAGTGACCCTCGGATGCGCAAAGCATCAGCCGATCCCAGGTTACAGAAACCAGCAGAGCCAGCAGCCGCCAGAGCTGCTAAACCTGCGGAGCCAGCTCAGCCAACCGCTGCTACCACGCCCAGCAGCGAGACAGCTCCCACCATTGCTCCCTACGACCCCAGGCTGCTGTCAGCTGGCGGACTAAGCAAAGGCAGTAGCCAAAGCAGTGTGCTCAGTGGGATTAGCCTGTATGACCCCAGGACTCCCAGTTCAGGTGGCAAAGCCGCAGAGTCTCCCAGCGAAGGGACTGCATCGTTGAAAGGCCCAGAGGCCAGCAAGACCGCTAACAAGGCCAAGGAGCCTCTGTTTGTGCGCAGGTCTGCGCTGGATCAGCCCGAGGCCGAGAAGCCAAGCGCTGAGCTTGCAACAGACAGATACAATAGTTATAACAGGCCGCGTCCCAAGGCCTCCTCCACCGCCCCCGCCACCTCCTCCACACCTGCCCAGGAGACTGCACCTCAGCCAGGGGTTCATAACCTCCCTGTGCCCTCCGTCTATGGCATGGTGAAGCAGACCACAAAGCCTGGGTCAGGCAGCCCCTTTGCAGGGAACAGTCCTGCCCAGGACAGtgagcagcaggatgctgggtcTCTGAAAGATGTTTTTAAGGGCTTTGATCCCACAGCTTCACCATTCTGCCAGTAG